A single region of the Mycobacterium avium subsp. avium genome encodes:
- a CDS encoding IS110-like element IS901 family transposase, which yields MAEPDRVWVGIDVGKSTHHACAIDDTGKVVWSKKIPNEQAAIEDLIAQGGRIANHVVWAIDLTSPPAALLIAVLLSAKAEVVYVPGRTVNTMSHAFRGEGKTDAKDARVIAETARHRRDLSPVVPGEDLVAELRSLTAYRSDLMADWVRGVNRLRSMLTAIFPALEAAFDYSTRAPLILVSAMCTPGEIRSAKRAGVIKHLRKNRAWPNNIDTIADKALAAAAGQIITLPGEAGTAALIKQLAARLLDLDRQIKDIDKQITNKFREHPSAAIIESMPGMGPHLGAEFLVITGGNMAAFTNPGRLASFAGLVPVPRDSGRITGNLHRPKRYNRRLRRVFYLAALSSLKIEGPSRAFYDRKRSENHIHTQALLALARRHVDVLWALLRDNRTWQPQQPTVAAA from the coding sequence ATGGCCGAACCCGACCGAGTGTGGGTGGGTATCGACGTCGGTAAGTCCACTCATCATGCGTGCGCGATCGATGACACCGGAAAGGTGGTGTGGTCGAAGAAAATCCCGAACGAACAGGCCGCGATCGAAGACCTGATCGCCCAGGGCGGCCGGATTGCTAACCACGTGGTGTGGGCGATCGATTTGACCTCGCCGCCGGCGGCGCTGCTGATCGCCGTACTGCTGAGCGCGAAAGCCGAGGTGGTGTATGTGCCGGGCCGCACGGTTAACACGATGAGTCATGCGTTCCGCGGCGAAGGCAAGACCGACGCCAAAGACGCGCGGGTAATCGCCGAAACCGCTCGGCACCGACGAGATCTGTCCCCGGTCGTACCCGGCGAAGACCTGGTTGCCGAATTGCGGTCGCTGACCGCATACCGGTCGGATCTGATGGCTGACTGGGTGCGAGGCGTGAACCGGCTGCGCTCGATGCTCACCGCCATCTTCCCTGCTCTGGAAGCTGCGTTCGACTACTCCACCCGCGCGCCGTTGATCCTGGTATCCGCTATGTGCACTCCGGGCGAAATCCGGTCGGCAAAAAGAGCTGGCGTGATCAAGCACCTTCGGAAAAACCGGGCATGGCCCAACAACATCGACACGATCGCCGACAAGGCGCTCGCCGCGGCAGCAGGCCAGATAATCACCCTTCCCGGCGAAGCCGGAACCGCCGCGCTCATCAAGCAACTCGCAGCACGGCTGCTGGACTTGGATCGGCAGATCAAGGACATCGATAAGCAAATCACCAACAAATTTCGTGAGCATCCCAGCGCCGCCATCATCGAGTCGATGCCCGGCATGGGGCCACACCTGGGCGCTGAGTTCCTCGTAATCACCGGCGGCAACATGGCCGCCTTCACCAACCCCGGCCGACTGGCATCGTTCGCCGGATTGGTACCCGTCCCACGCGATTCCGGCCGTATCACCGGCAATCTGCATCGGCCCAAGCGCTACAACCGGCGCCTGCGCCGCGTGTTCTACCTCGCCGCCCTGTCCAGCCTCAAGATCGAAGGTCCCTCGCGGGCTTTCTACGACCGCAAACGATCCGAGAACCATATCCACACCCAGGCCCTGCTTGCCCTGGCACGCCGCCACGTCGACGTCCTGTGGGCACTGCTGCGCGACAACAGAACCTGGCAACCCCAGCAACCAACCGTGGCAGCTGCCTGA
- a CDS encoding class I SAM-dependent methyltransferase, giving the protein MSGPGHTITHVSDTARWTALHRATESARPDAIFCDPLAERLAGDHGRAIVDHVPRTTRNGWWLVARTKIIDDAIAEAIAQGCDRVLNLAAGLDTRPYRLNLPPDLTWVEADLPALLAEKTQVLADEVPRCRLTRTAVDLADGVARDAFLNEALDGATKALVLTEGLLMYLDDSDVSALSAALQRPEVRWWMLDFAGPGLKKMMNKKMAGMLANAPFKFAPDNGLAYFENLGWRTVQVEALYSAARRLRRLPLVMRPLGWLPQPDPRRPGRRAWSAAALLTH; this is encoded by the coding sequence ATGTCAGGCCCAGGGCACACCATCACCCATGTTTCCGACACGGCGCGCTGGACGGCGTTGCACCGGGCCACCGAATCCGCGCGGCCCGACGCGATTTTCTGTGACCCGCTGGCCGAACGTCTCGCCGGTGACCACGGCCGCGCGATCGTCGACCACGTGCCGCGCACGACGCGCAACGGGTGGTGGCTTGTCGCGCGGACCAAGATCATCGACGACGCCATCGCCGAGGCCATCGCCCAGGGCTGCGACCGGGTGCTGAACCTGGCCGCCGGGCTGGACACCCGGCCGTATCGGTTGAACCTGCCGCCCGATCTCACCTGGGTGGAGGCGGACCTGCCGGCGTTGCTCGCCGAGAAGACGCAGGTCCTCGCCGACGAGGTGCCGCGCTGCCGGTTGACCCGAACCGCAGTCGACCTGGCCGACGGGGTCGCCCGGGACGCGTTTTTGAACGAGGCGCTGGACGGTGCGACCAAGGCGCTGGTGCTCACCGAGGGCCTGTTGATGTATCTGGACGACAGCGACGTGTCCGCGCTGTCGGCGGCGCTGCAGCGGCCCGAGGTCCGCTGGTGGATGCTCGACTTCGCCGGACCCGGCCTGAAGAAGATGATGAACAAGAAGATGGCGGGCATGCTGGCCAACGCGCCGTTCAAGTTCGCCCCGGACAACGGGTTGGCCTATTTCGAAAACCTGGGTTGGCGAACGGTCCAGGTGGAGGCGCTGTATTCGGCGGCCCGCCGGCTGCGGCGCTTGCCGCTGGTGATGCGCCCGCTCGGCTGGCTGCCGCAGCCGGATCCGCGCCGTCCGGGTCGCCGGGCGTGGAGCGCGGCCGCGCTGCTGACGCACTGA
- a CDS encoding glycoside hydrolase family 16 protein codes for MPEIDRRRMIVTTGIGVLAAALPNPRAGASPAPPPAAPSGQSGTYLFQDEFDGPAGSAPDASKWAVAKARETIKDPTYWERPENIGQYRDDRRNVFLDGKSNLVLRAAKDGPTYYSGKVQSLWRGGVGHTWEARIKLDCLTAGAWPAYWLGNDDQGEIDVMEWYGNGNWPSATTVHAKANGGEWKTHNIAVDSAWHTWRCQWDEAGIRFWKDYVDGAQPYFDVPASSLPDWPFNGPGYTVFPVFNLAVAGSGGGDPGPGSYPADMLIDWIRVW; via the coding sequence ATGCCGGAGATCGATCGCCGCCGCATGATTGTGACCACCGGAATCGGAGTGCTGGCAGCGGCGCTGCCGAACCCGAGAGCCGGGGCCAGTCCGGCCCCGCCGCCCGCGGCGCCCAGCGGCCAATCCGGGACCTACCTCTTCCAGGATGAGTTCGACGGTCCGGCCGGCTCGGCGCCGGACGCGTCCAAATGGGCGGTGGCCAAAGCCCGCGAGACGATTAAGGATCCGACTTACTGGGAACGCCCGGAGAACATCGGGCAGTACCGCGACGACCGCCGCAACGTCTTCCTCGACGGCAAGTCCAACCTGGTGCTGCGCGCCGCCAAGGACGGCCCCACCTACTACAGCGGCAAGGTGCAGAGTCTGTGGCGCGGCGGCGTCGGCCACACCTGGGAGGCCCGGATCAAACTGGACTGCCTGACCGCCGGCGCCTGGCCGGCTTACTGGCTGGGTAATGACGACCAGGGCGAAATCGACGTCATGGAGTGGTACGGCAACGGCAACTGGCCCTCGGCCACCACCGTGCATGCCAAAGCCAACGGCGGCGAGTGGAAGACCCACAACATCGCGGTGGACAGCGCCTGGCACACCTGGCGATGCCAGTGGGACGAGGCCGGCATCCGGTTCTGGAAGGACTACGTCGACGGCGCGCAACCGTACTTCGACGTGCCCGCCAGTTCGCTGCCGGATTGGCCGTTCAACGGCCCGGGCTACACGGTTTTTCCGGTGTTCAACCTGGCGGTGGCCGGGTCCGGCGGCGGCGACCCCGGCCCGGGCAGCTATCCCGCGGACATGCTCATCGACTGGATCCGCGTCTGGTAG
- a CDS encoding IS110 family transposase produces MCVELILGIDVACRAAHQASLARPDGTYVWTGRKFFTRPADLEKLWKVIGLSEQDTVRVVMEPTRNAWVPLASWFRHHGARISMVPTTQSADLRAYYSKHTKNDHLDSKLLARLPLLHPEGLRDHSGDGPGEPLRRLVKIRSSIVKRRTAVFQRLDAQLELLGPAWYDALGSNYGKAALALLARYADPHSLIRLGHARLTRFLIRHSRGAWREPHATLLLTAAQESLQLWGSGANARIDFAELAADIATEAEQAQMLTEQIDDLDERAANLYAEADPRGIIASAPGVGPVTCAVIAGRIGDPHRFHSLAAIRAYSGLVPKVNQSGQAEQRHGLTKAGDPLLREALFAAADQARKSDPQLAAKYKRLMSTERHHDSAICHIATILLTRIATCWRAGAHYVLRDTDGRPITFEEGRRIVRAHHTVDKKTRINAASKRYSQRQKGRTGREQQESLRAPIHRPVHPSIKPTEVA; encoded by the coding sequence ATGTGCGTGGAACTGATTTTGGGTATCGACGTGGCGTGCCGGGCTGCTCATCAAGCATCGCTGGCCCGTCCCGATGGGACGTATGTGTGGACCGGACGAAAGTTCTTCACCCGGCCCGCCGACCTCGAAAAGCTCTGGAAAGTAATCGGACTCAGCGAGCAAGACACCGTGCGGGTGGTGATGGAGCCCACCCGCAACGCATGGGTTCCGCTGGCATCCTGGTTTCGTCATCACGGCGCCCGGATCTCGATGGTGCCCACCACCCAGTCAGCAGACCTGCGCGCCTACTACTCCAAGCACACCAAAAATGACCATCTGGACTCCAAGCTGTTGGCCCGGTTGCCCTTGCTGCATCCAGAGGGGCTGCGTGACCACAGCGGCGACGGGCCCGGCGAACCGCTGCGGCGCCTGGTCAAGATCCGCTCCTCGATCGTCAAGCGCCGCACCGCAGTCTTCCAGCGCCTTGACGCCCAGCTCGAGCTCCTCGGTCCAGCCTGGTACGACGCGCTGGGATCCAACTATGGCAAGGCCGCGCTGGCACTGCTGGCCCGCTACGCCGACCCGCACAGCCTGATCCGTCTCGGCCATGCCCGCCTGACCCGCTTCCTGATCCGCCACTCCCGCGGCGCCTGGCGCGAACCACACGCCACCCTGCTGTTGACCGCCGCCCAAGAATCGCTGCAGCTATGGGGATCTGGCGCTAATGCCCGCATCGACTTCGCCGAACTGGCCGCCGACATCGCTACCGAAGCCGAGCAAGCCCAGATGCTCACCGAGCAGATCGACGACCTCGACGAGCGCGCCGCCAACCTCTACGCCGAGGCCGACCCGCGCGGCATCATCGCCTCAGCACCCGGCGTCGGGCCCGTCACCTGTGCGGTCATCGCCGGCCGCATCGGCGACCCGCACCGGTTCCACTCCCTAGCCGCCATCCGCGCCTACTCCGGCCTCGTCCCCAAGGTCAACCAGTCCGGACAAGCAGAACAGCGCCACGGACTCACCAAAGCCGGTGACCCGCTGCTGCGCGAAGCCCTCTTCGCCGCCGCTGACCAAGCCCGCAAGAGCGACCCGCAACTGGCCGCGAAATACAAACGCCTGATGAGCACCGAGCGCCACCACGATTCGGCGATCTGCCACATTGCCACCATCCTGCTCACCCGCATCGCCACCTGCTGGCGCGCCGGAGCGCACTACGTGCTGCGCGACACCGACGGACGACCCATCACCTTCGAAGAAGGACGCCGCATCGTCCGCGCCCACCACACCGTCGACAAGAAGACTCGCATCAACGCTGCCTCCAAGCGCTACTCCCAGCGCCAAAAAGGCAGGACGGGCCGGGAACAACAGGAGTCGCTACGCGCTCCAATTCACCGGCCCGTCCACCCCAGCATAAAACCCACCGAAGTAGCTTGA
- a CDS encoding cutinase family protein: MTAVAMAAALLLPPGTPGAAAPASAANCTPVQVVFARGRNESPGPGVLGNAFISALRSRVNRTVGVYAVQYPADTEVAQGANDMSRHIQDMVNSCPDTRLVLGGYSLGAAVTDVVLAAPIGAFGFDSPLPPGVDQHIAAVALFGNGSQWVGPITNFNPTYNDRTIELCHGADPICNPADPNTWKQNWPQHLAGAYIDAGMADQAADFVAGKL; the protein is encoded by the coding sequence ATGACGGCCGTTGCCATGGCGGCCGCCCTGCTGCTCCCGCCCGGCACCCCTGGGGCGGCGGCGCCCGCGTCCGCCGCGAACTGCACCCCGGTGCAGGTCGTGTTTGCCCGCGGCCGCAACGAGTCCCCCGGACCGGGCGTGCTGGGCAATGCGTTCATCAGCGCATTGCGGTCCAGGGTGAACAGGACCGTCGGCGTCTACGCCGTGCAGTACCCGGCCGACACTGAGGTCGCCCAGGGCGCCAACGACATGAGCCGCCACATTCAGGACATGGTCAACAGCTGCCCGGACACCCGGCTGGTGCTGGGGGGCTACTCGCTCGGCGCGGCGGTCACCGACGTGGTGCTCGCGGCACCCATCGGCGCATTCGGATTCGACAGCCCGCTGCCGCCCGGCGTAGACCAGCACATCGCCGCCGTCGCGTTGTTCGGCAACGGAAGCCAGTGGGTGGGTCCGATCACCAACTTCAACCCGACCTACAACGACCGGACCATCGAGTTGTGCCACGGCGCCGACCCGATCTGCAACCCGGCCGACCCGAACACGTGGAAGCAGAACTGGCCGCAGCATCTCGCCGGCGCCTACATCGACGCGGGCATGGCCGACCAGGCCGCCGACTTCGTGGCCGGCAAGCTCTGA
- a CDS encoding class I SAM-dependent methyltransferase, which produces MNHVDERLFALAEQVQGFMPAEEGRALYDTALRYLDGGTGVEIGTYCGKSTLFLGAAAQQTGSVLYTVDHHHGSEEHQAGWEYHDASLVDEVTGLFDTLPTFRRTLDAAGLDDHVVAVVGKSPIVARGWRSPLQLLFIDGGHSETAANQDFDGWAKWVTPGGALAIHDVFPDPRDGGRPPYHIYCRAIDSGQFREVSATGSLRVLERIGGRAGEPVEQD; this is translated from the coding sequence ATGAATCACGTCGACGAGCGTTTGTTCGCCCTGGCCGAACAGGTCCAGGGTTTCATGCCCGCCGAGGAGGGACGCGCGCTCTACGACACCGCGCTGCGCTACCTCGACGGCGGCACCGGCGTCGAAATCGGCACGTACTGCGGCAAATCCACGCTGTTCCTCGGCGCCGCGGCCCAACAGACCGGCAGCGTGCTGTACACGGTCGACCACCATCACGGCTCCGAGGAGCACCAGGCCGGCTGGGAATACCACGACGCCTCGTTGGTGGACGAGGTGACCGGCCTGTTCGACACGCTGCCGACGTTTCGTCGCACCCTGGACGCCGCCGGGCTGGACGACCACGTGGTGGCGGTCGTGGGGAAGTCACCGATCGTGGCCCGGGGCTGGCGATCACCGCTGCAGCTGTTGTTCATCGACGGCGGCCACAGCGAGACCGCCGCGAACCAGGACTTCGACGGATGGGCCAAGTGGGTGACGCCCGGCGGTGCGCTGGCCATTCACGACGTCTTCCCCGACCCCAGGGACGGCGGCCGGCCGCCGTATCACATCTATTGCCGGGCAATCGATTCCGGTCAGTTCAGGGAGGTGTCGGCCACCGGGTCGCTGCGCGTGCTGGAGCGGATCGGCGGCCGGGCGGGCGAGCCGGTCGAACAGGACTAA
- a CDS encoding prenyltransferase gives MHRSSLPAVPGVLTPEECRQTALSIAAEQEPSGAIPWFDGGHTDPWDHVECAMALTTAGLLEPARAAFEWSRRTQRPDGSWPIQFRAGVIEDANSDSNFCAYIAAGVWHHVLVTGDDSFAAEMWPVVRKAIDFVIDMQVGYGEITWARSEAGLLPEALLTGCSSVFHSIRCALALAGLVDDPQPEWELALGRLGHAITAHPEAFTEKDRYSMDWYYPILGSAVRGPAAAARIKQRWDDFVVDGLGIRCVGDRPWVTGAETCELVMALEALGRRSEAHRQFAAMQHLREGDGSYWTGLVFADGKRWPEERTTWTGAAMILAADALSDATAGAGIFRGDALPVGLQTDFDCECVASGR, from the coding sequence TTGCATCGGTCTAGCCTGCCCGCGGTCCCCGGGGTGCTCACACCCGAGGAATGCCGGCAGACCGCGCTGTCGATCGCGGCCGAGCAGGAACCGTCGGGCGCCATCCCCTGGTTCGACGGCGGCCACACCGATCCGTGGGACCACGTGGAGTGCGCGATGGCGCTCACCACCGCCGGGCTGCTCGAGCCGGCCCGGGCGGCCTTCGAATGGAGCCGTCGCACCCAGCGGCCCGACGGCTCCTGGCCCATCCAATTCCGCGCGGGCGTCATCGAAGACGCCAACAGCGACAGCAACTTTTGCGCCTACATCGCCGCCGGGGTGTGGCATCACGTGCTGGTCACCGGTGACGACTCGTTTGCCGCCGAGATGTGGCCGGTGGTGCGCAAGGCCATCGACTTCGTCATCGACATGCAGGTCGGCTACGGCGAGATCACTTGGGCGCGAAGCGAAGCCGGCCTGTTGCCGGAGGCTCTGCTGACCGGGTGCTCCAGCGTGTTCCACAGCATCCGGTGTGCGCTGGCGCTGGCCGGCCTGGTCGACGACCCGCAGCCGGAGTGGGAGCTGGCGCTGGGCCGGCTGGGTCACGCGATCACCGCGCACCCGGAGGCGTTCACCGAGAAGGACCGCTACTCGATGGACTGGTACTACCCCATTCTCGGTAGCGCCGTGCGCGGTCCGGCGGCGGCCGCCCGGATCAAGCAGCGCTGGGACGACTTCGTGGTCGACGGCCTGGGCATCCGGTGCGTGGGCGATCGCCCGTGGGTGACCGGCGCCGAAACCTGCGAGCTGGTGATGGCGCTGGAGGCACTGGGCCGGCGCTCCGAGGCTCATCGCCAGTTCGCCGCGATGCAACACCTGCGCGAGGGCGACGGTTCATATTGGACGGGACTGGTTTTCGCGGACGGAAAACGCTGGCCCGAGGAGCGCACCACGTGGACGGGCGCGGCGATGATCCTGGCGGCGGACGCCCTGTCGGATGCCACCGCCGGCGCCGGGATCTTCCGCGGCGACGCGCTGCCGGTGGGCCTGCAGACCGACTTCGATTGTGAATGCGTGGCCAGCGGCCGCTGA
- a CDS encoding class I SAM-dependent methyltransferase: MLTVDFDRLGIGPSSKVIDVGCGAGRHAFEAYRRSADVVAFDQNEAELRSVDTVLRAMADSGEAPAGASATVVVGDALKLPYPDQTFDCVIASEILEHIPHDDAAIAELIRVLKVGGTLAVSVPRWLPERVCWLLSDEYHSNEGGHVRIYRASDLRAKILSGGMTLTHAHHAHALHSPFWWLKCAVGVHNTDHRAVAAYHKLLVWDLMRRPKITQLAESLLNPLVGKSVAMYFVKRQDAKSQATAGYSIASV, encoded by the coding sequence ATGCTGACGGTCGATTTCGACCGGCTGGGCATCGGGCCGTCGAGCAAGGTCATCGACGTGGGCTGCGGCGCGGGCCGGCACGCGTTCGAGGCCTACCGGCGCAGCGCCGACGTCGTCGCCTTCGACCAGAACGAGGCCGAATTGCGTTCGGTCGACACCGTCCTGCGCGCGATGGCCGACAGCGGCGAGGCGCCGGCCGGCGCGTCGGCCACGGTGGTCGTCGGTGACGCACTCAAGCTGCCCTACCCCGACCAGACATTCGACTGCGTCATCGCGTCGGAGATCCTCGAGCACATCCCGCACGACGACGCCGCCATCGCCGAATTGATCAGGGTGCTCAAGGTCGGCGGCACGCTGGCGGTCAGTGTGCCCCGCTGGCTGCCGGAGCGGGTTTGCTGGCTGCTGTCCGACGAATACCACAGCAACGAAGGCGGCCACGTCCGCATCTACCGGGCCAGCGACCTGCGCGCCAAGATCCTCAGCGGGGGAATGACATTGACCCACGCGCATCACGCCCATGCCCTGCACTCCCCATTCTGGTGGCTGAAATGCGCTGTGGGCGTACACAACACCGATCACCGCGCGGTGGCCGCCTACCACAAGCTGTTGGTCTGGGACCTGATGCGGCGACCCAAGATCACCCAGCTGGCCGAGTCGCTGCTCAACCCGCTGGTGGGCAAGAGCGTGGCGATGTACTTCGTCAAACGACAGGACGCGAAAAGCCAAGCGACCGCGGGATATTCCATTGCATCGGTCTAG
- a CDS encoding glycosyltransferase family 4 protein: MRIALLSYRSKTHCGGQGVYVRHLSHGLVELGHDVEVFSGQPYPDLLDPRVRLTEVPSLDLYREPDPFRVPRPSEIRDSIDLLELLTTWTAGFPEPRTFTLRAARLLAGRTADFDVVHDNQSLGTGLLSIAGAGLPVVATVHHPITRDRVLDLAAARWWRKPLVRRWYGFLAMQQEVARHIPDLLTVSSSSAADIISDFGVSPEQLHVVPLGVNTELFKPGSGPRQPGRIIAIASADTPLKGVRTLLHAVARLRTVRDLELRLVAKVEPNGPTHKLIAELGISDIVHITSGLSDAELAALFASAEAACIPSLYEGFSLPAVEAMASGTPIVASRVGALPEVLGTDGACAELVPPADVDALTRALGELLDSPEKRRSLGRAGRTRAVDVFSWEAVAAQTVRVYERAIARNAAGRAPC; this comes from the coding sequence ATGCGAATTGCTCTGCTGTCCTACCGTAGTAAGACCCATTGCGGCGGACAGGGCGTCTACGTGCGCCATCTCAGCCACGGCCTGGTGGAGCTCGGTCACGACGTCGAGGTGTTCTCCGGGCAGCCGTATCCCGACCTGCTCGACCCGCGGGTCCGGCTCACCGAGGTGCCCAGCCTCGACCTGTATCGCGAACCCGACCCGTTCCGGGTGCCGCGGCCGAGCGAAATCCGGGACTCCATCGACCTTTTGGAACTGCTGACCACCTGGACGGCGGGCTTCCCCGAACCGCGGACGTTCACGCTGCGCGCCGCGCGGTTACTTGCCGGGCGCACAGCCGATTTCGACGTCGTGCACGACAACCAGAGCCTGGGCACCGGCCTGCTCAGCATCGCCGGCGCGGGACTTCCCGTGGTGGCCACCGTGCACCATCCGATCACCCGGGATCGGGTGCTGGATCTGGCCGCCGCACGATGGTGGCGAAAACCGTTGGTGCGCCGCTGGTATGGGTTTTTGGCCATGCAGCAGGAAGTCGCCCGCCACATCCCCGACCTGTTGACGGTCTCGTCGTCGTCGGCGGCCGACATCATCTCCGATTTCGGGGTCTCCCCCGAGCAACTGCACGTGGTGCCGCTCGGGGTGAACACCGAGCTGTTCAAGCCGGGTTCGGGCCCGCGCCAGCCCGGCCGGATCATCGCCATCGCCAGCGCCGACACGCCGCTCAAGGGCGTCCGCACCCTGCTGCACGCGGTCGCCCGGCTGCGCACCGTGCGGGACCTCGAGCTGCGGCTGGTGGCCAAGGTCGAACCCAACGGCCCCACCCACAAACTCATCGCCGAGCTCGGGATCTCCGACATCGTGCACATCACCAGCGGGCTGTCCGACGCCGAGCTGGCCGCCTTGTTCGCTTCCGCGGAGGCCGCCTGCATCCCCTCGCTGTACGAAGGGTTTTCGCTGCCGGCCGTGGAAGCCATGGCCAGCGGCACCCCGATCGTCGCCAGCCGGGTCGGCGCACTGCCGGAAGTACTCGGCACGGACGGCGCCTGCGCCGAGCTGGTGCCGCCCGCCGACGTCGACGCCCTCACCCGCGCCCTAGGTGAGCTGCTGGATTCGCCGGAAAAGCGCCGCAGCCTGGGCCGGGCGGGCCGCACCCGAGCGGTCGACGTGTTCAGCTGGGAAGCCGTGGCGGCGCAGACCGTTCGGGTCTACGAGCGCGCGATCGCGCGCAACGCAGCGGGCCGGGCGCCATGCTGA
- a CDS encoding DUF1906 domain-containing protein: protein MRDSAGPGARGDRRPPSRREVLGYAAGCALAPVLLSLGTMAGAGGPTARAAGLKLIDFAERRIAPEEIKAAGYDGVVNYVSLSRPGADFEAKPLTRDYADALRAAGLHIVSNFQYGKPGWPDPSDFTRGYDGGVADAHTATQLHAAAGGPDSAPIFFSVDDDIDADTWNNVAVQWFRGINSVLGVGRTGIYGHARACGWAIRDGVVGPSSTPGHRWAWQTRSWSHGEREPAAVLYQAVVNSPGSPGPLLGGINVDVDDVLAADYGQWDFAR, encoded by the coding sequence GTGCGGGATTCGGCCGGACCGGGTGCACGCGGCGATCGACGACCGCCGTCACGGCGCGAGGTCCTCGGCTACGCCGCCGGATGCGCCCTGGCGCCGGTGCTGCTGAGCCTGGGCACGATGGCCGGCGCGGGCGGTCCGACCGCCCGCGCCGCCGGGCTGAAGCTGATCGACTTTGCCGAGCGCAGGATCGCGCCCGAGGAGATCAAGGCGGCCGGCTACGACGGCGTGGTGAACTACGTATCGCTGTCGCGGCCGGGCGCCGACTTCGAGGCCAAACCGCTGACCCGGGACTACGCCGACGCGCTGCGCGCCGCGGGCCTGCACATCGTCAGCAACTTCCAGTACGGCAAGCCCGGATGGCCGGACCCGTCGGATTTCACCCGCGGCTACGACGGCGGCGTCGCCGATGCGCACACGGCCACGCAGTTGCACGCCGCGGCCGGCGGCCCGGACTCGGCGCCCATCTTCTTCAGCGTCGACGACGACATCGACGCCGACACGTGGAACAACGTTGCGGTGCAATGGTTTCGGGGGATCAACTCGGTGCTGGGCGTCGGCCGTACCGGCATCTACGGGCATGCCCGGGCGTGCGGGTGGGCGATCCGTGACGGCGTCGTCGGGCCGTCCAGCACTCCGGGCCACCGGTGGGCGTGGCAGACCCGGTCGTGGTCGCATGGCGAGCGGGAGCCCGCGGCGGTGCTGTACCAGGCCGTGGTCAACAGCCCGGGCAGCCCGGGCCCGCTGCTGGGCGGCATCAACGTGGACGTCGACGACGTCCTCGCCGCCGACTACGGGCAGTGGGACTTCGCGCGGTGA